A genomic window from SAR202 cluster bacterium includes:
- the purS gene encoding phosphoribosylformylglycinamidine synthase subunit PurS, which produces MYLARVYVTLKPTVNDPKGLAIQAGLKDLAYSSVTSVRLGKYLEVKLAEKSEADAKKKVDGMCRDLLANMVIEDYRFDLEQV; this is translated from the coding sequence ATGTACCTAGCCCGCGTGTACGTAACTCTCAAGCCCACCGTAAACGACCCCAAGGGGCTGGCCATACAGGCCGGTCTGAAGGACCTCGCGTACTCCTCGGTAACCAGCGTGCGCCTCGGCAAGTACCTGGAAGTCAAGCTCGCCGAAAAGAGCGAGGCGGACGCGAAGAAGAAGGTGGACGGCATGTGCCGCGACCTGCTGGCCAACATGGTCATCGAGGACTACCGTTTCGACCTGGAGCAGGTGTAG
- a CDS encoding DUF3105 domain-containing protein, translating to MTTKKTSTPTPAQKRQRLTPTQARAARRERQDKKKKLQRGLWAGLVGLISILFLVSLFAGSLPFSNNNPSGPSGPGTRYESQGGTHIAVGDSHAAYSTKPATSGWHYDTTAPWGVYTEPVTEERVVHNLEHGGVIIYYNCPDNSCADDVAKLTSFVRSTDETILAPYPDMDAKFALVAWTFMQKLDAYDEEAVRAFVNAHLNSPNSPEPFAR from the coding sequence ATGACGACCAAAAAGACCTCAACCCCAACGCCGGCGCAGAAACGCCAGCGCCTGACGCCCACACAGGCAAGGGCGGCGCGCAGGGAGAGGCAAGATAAGAAGAAGAAGCTGCAGCGCGGCCTTTGGGCGGGGCTGGTTGGACTGATATCCATCCTGTTCCTTGTCTCGCTGTTCGCAGGCAGCCTGCCTTTCAGCAACAACAACCCCTCCGGCCCTTCTGGCCCAGGCACCCGCTACGAGTCCCAGGGCGGAACACACATTGCGGTCGGCGACTCCCATGCCGCCTACAGCACAAAGCCCGCCACCTCTGGCTGGCACTACGACACAACCGCGCCGTGGGGCGTCTACACGGAGCCCGTCACGGAGGAGCGCGTCGTCCATAACCTGGAGCACGGCGGCGTAATCATCTACTACAACTGCCCGGACAATAGCTGCGCGGACGACGTCGCCAAGCTCACCAGCTTCGTCCGTAGCACCGACGAGACGATCCTGGCGCCCTACCCGGACATGGATGCCAAATTCGCACTGGTCGCCTGGACGTTCATGCAGAAGCTTGACGCTTATGACGAGGAGGCCGTCCGCGCCTTCGTCAACGCGCACCTGAACTCGCCGAACTCACCAGAGCCCTTCGCCAGGTAA
- a CDS encoding DUF3105 domain-containing protein: protein MKLNSGVRISIVAAALVAATMACGSGDTSTPTAQPTLAGEQKLPSLGTVHIANGTTHSAYNSKPATSGPHYAGWAQWGVHDEVLPDEVLVHNLEHGGGGIHYNCPDSCPTVVTALDQFAIDYDKVIVSPYPGMEKRFALTAWTYIDSFDDYDAARIEAFIKKHMNSPEAPEPLVR from the coding sequence TTGAAGCTAAATTCCGGTGTCCGCATCTCCATTGTTGCGGCGGCACTCGTCGCCGCAACAATGGCTTGCGGCTCCGGCGACACCTCCACCCCGACGGCCCAACCCACGCTTGCCGGCGAGCAGAAGCTCCCGAGCCTGGGGACTGTTCACATTGCAAACGGGACAACACACTCTGCGTACAACTCAAAGCCCGCCACGTCCGGCCCGCACTACGCCGGCTGGGCGCAGTGGGGAGTGCACGACGAAGTGCTGCCGGATGAGGTCCTCGTCCACAACCTGGAGCACGGCGGCGGCGGCATCCACTACAACTGCCCGGACTCCTGCCCGACGGTCGTGACTGCGCTTGACCAGTTCGCTATCGATTACGACAAGGTGATCGTTAGCCCGTACCCGGGCATGGAAAAGCGGTTTGCTCTTACCGCGTGGACTTATATCGATTCTTTTGATGACTACGATGCGGCCCGGATAGAGGCGTTCATCAAAAAACACATGAACTCCCCCGAGGCCCCCGAGCCCCTCGTGAGGTAA
- the hisC gene encoding histidinol-phosphate transaminase produces MPWSWQGRPPLSAARRGSQRTPKRRKSAKSLGRAKGVTLTARINASDFIRPHIRKVEGYKAVDPIEEQAARMGIPEAQVIRLNANENPYGCSPKVAAAVAAVPYNIYPDPEQRRTRRELGKFLGVSPDSVIAGAGSDEIIDLLFRLVLAPGDNIIDCDPTFGMYSFDAGVNEVQVKTVQRDELFDVDVAAVKRAIDSRSKAIFLTSPNNPTGNVLSEKTLREILDTGLLVAVDEAYYDFCGKSFIHMVSETPNLVVLRTMSKWAGLAGLRVGYGVMHPDFVSRIIQIKQPYNISTAAEAGLYASIEDAAYLDRNRDLLIVERERLFALLKSVPGITPLPSGGNFILFEVPQGRSQHIFDSLAKRGIFLRRYGSKRLVNYIRTSVGKPEHTDALISALKELV; encoded by the coding sequence CTGCCATGGTCGTGGCAAGGGCGGCCTCCGTTATCGGCCGCGCGGAGGGGCTCACAGCGCACGCCGAAGCGGCGGAAATCCGCGAAGAGTTTGGGAAGGGCTAAAGGTGTCACTTTGACGGCCAGAATTAATGCGAGCGACTTCATTCGCCCTCACATCCGCAAGGTGGAGGGTTACAAGGCCGTCGACCCAATCGAGGAACAGGCGGCGAGAATGGGCATCCCGGAGGCGCAGGTCATCCGCCTGAACGCCAACGAGAACCCTTACGGCTGCTCTCCGAAAGTGGCGGCCGCTGTGGCCGCTGTGCCGTACAACATCTACCCTGACCCTGAGCAGCGGCGCACGCGAAGGGAGCTTGGCAAGTTCCTGGGCGTAAGCCCGGACAGCGTTATCGCGGGAGCGGGGAGCGACGAGATCATCGACCTGCTGTTCCGGCTGGTGCTCGCCCCCGGCGACAACATTATCGACTGCGACCCCACCTTCGGAATGTACAGCTTCGATGCGGGCGTCAACGAGGTGCAGGTCAAGACCGTGCAGCGCGACGAGCTATTCGACGTGGACGTGGCGGCGGTCAAGCGCGCAATCGACAGCCGGTCGAAGGCCATCTTTCTGACCTCGCCCAACAATCCCACCGGCAACGTCCTCTCCGAGAAGACGCTGCGCGAGATACTGGACACGGGGCTGCTTGTGGCCGTGGATGAGGCCTACTACGACTTTTGCGGCAAGAGCTTCATTCATATGGTGAGTGAGACGCCGAACCTGGTCGTGCTGCGCACGATGAGCAAGTGGGCCGGGCTCGCAGGACTGCGGGTAGGATACGGCGTGATGCACCCGGATTTCGTTTCGCGCATCATTCAGATCAAACAGCCGTACAACATCAGCACCGCGGCAGAAGCAGGACTGTATGCGTCCATTGAGGACGCGGCGTACCTGGACAGGAACCGCGACCTGCTGATTGTTGAGCGGGAGCGCCTTTTCGCGCTCCTGAAGTCTGTTCCGGGGATCACGCCGCTCCCGTCCGGGGGCAACTTCATCCTGTTCGAAGTTCCGCAAGGTCGTTCGCAACACATCTTCGATAGCCTTGCGAAGCGCGGCATCTTCCTCCGAAGATATGGCTCAAAGCGGCTGGTGAACTACATCCGGACGAGCGTGGGGAAGCCGGAGCACACGGACGCGCTCATTTCAGCCCTCAAAGAGCTTGTTTAA
- the hisB gene encoding imidazoleglycerol-phosphate dehydratase HisB: MPRTAKLNRETGETKIAIELNIDGAGKYRIDTGNGMFDHLLSAFSRHGLFDLEITARGDTHVGWHHLVEDTGILLGRAIKQAVGDARGITRMAHAYAPLDETLAFVAVDFGGRGYAVIDAEIGDSDLGGLAGSLINHYLESMAREGAFNLHVRIESGANNHHKAEATFKALARATRAALSLDERLGGQVPSTKGTIG, encoded by the coding sequence ATGCCACGAACAGCGAAGCTGAACAGGGAAACGGGCGAGACTAAGATCGCGATCGAGCTCAACATAGATGGGGCGGGGAAGTACAGGATCGACACCGGAAACGGGATGTTCGACCACCTCCTCTCCGCCTTCTCCCGCCACGGCCTGTTCGACCTTGAAATCACCGCCCGGGGCGACACGCACGTTGGCTGGCACCACCTGGTTGAGGACACCGGCATACTGCTGGGCCGCGCAATCAAGCAGGCGGTCGGCGATGCCCGGGGCATCACACGCATGGCCCACGCTTACGCGCCCCTCGATGAGACGCTGGCGTTCGTGGCCGTTGACTTCGGCGGGCGCGGATACGCTGTGATCGACGCGGAAATAGGTGACAGCGACCTGGGCGGGCTGGCCGGCAGCCTTATCAACCACTACCTGGAATCGATGGCGCGTGAGGGGGCCTTCAACCTGCATGTCCGCATAGAGTCCGGCGCGAACAACCACCACAAGGCGGAGGCCACGTTCAAGGCGCTGGCGCGGGCCACGCGCGCCGCTCTGTCTCTGGATGAGCGCCTCGGTGGGCAGGTGCCCAGCACCAAGGGCACGATCGGGTAG
- the purE gene encoding 5-(carboxyamino)imidazole ribonucleotide mutase, giving the protein MPLVGVICGSKTDVPLLKDTEEVLTQMGIEYEVVVASAHRTPDKVREFGMSARSRGLEVIIAAAGGSAGLPGCIASWTTLPIIGIPLPTSELKGVDSLHSIAMMPPGIPVACVAIGSWGARNAAFLAAQILGIKHDKIRKAYDDYREGLKTK; this is encoded by the coding sequence ATGCCGCTAGTAGGTGTCATCTGTGGCAGCAAGACCGATGTCCCCCTTCTGAAGGACACCGAAGAGGTCCTGACCCAAATGGGGATCGAGTACGAAGTCGTCGTCGCCTCGGCCCACCGCACCCCGGACAAGGTCCGCGAGTTCGGCATGTCTGCCCGCAGCCGCGGCCTTGAGGTAATCATCGCGGCCGCCGGCGGCTCCGCCGGCCTCCCGGGCTGCATAGCCTCCTGGACCACCCTCCCGATTATCGGCATCCCATTGCCCACGAGCGAGCTCAAGGGCGTCGATTCCCTTCACTCTATCGCAATGATGCCGCCGGGGATCCCCGTAGCCTGCGTCGCGATCGGCTCCTGGGGCGCGCGCAACGCCGCGTTCCTCGCCGCCCAGATCCTGGGAATCAAGCACGACAAGATCCGCAAGGCCTACGACGACTACCGCGAGGGGCTCAAGACGAAGTGA
- a CDS encoding adenylosuccinate lyase — MIERYARPKMKRVWSDENKYDKWLLVELAASEAWTELGVIPVADMEKLRHAKYNMDRLNEVLKKTKHDVTAFLKSITDFLGPEGRWIHHGLTSNDVWDTATNLQILDAADLLMEEIDSLIETLGKRAVEHKKTLMMGRTHGVHAEPITFGLKMALWYEEMKRNKLRLAQAREMIAVGKISGPVGTFASVPPAVEASVCARLGLKPAPVSNQVIQRDRHAQFITTLALIASSLDKFGTEIRGLQRTEVREVEEAFGEGQTGSSSMPHKRNPELSERVCGLARLIRGHAVTAMENVALWGERDISHSSAERIILPDACMALDYSLDLFNGVMKGLRVYSDRMQENMEITRGLVFSQRVLLALIEKGISREDAYKIVQGCSKVTWDEHKDFRELVRTHPTVSTKLSGGDLDGIFDYNYYARHVDEVFARIGLN, encoded by the coding sequence TTGATTGAGCGGTACGCCAGGCCCAAAATGAAGCGGGTCTGGTCCGATGAGAACAAGTACGACAAGTGGCTGCTCGTGGAGCTCGCCGCCTCTGAGGCGTGGACCGAGCTGGGCGTGATCCCTGTCGCCGACATGGAAAAGCTGCGCCACGCGAAGTACAACATGGACCGCCTCAACGAGGTGCTCAAAAAGACGAAGCACGACGTTACGGCGTTTCTGAAGTCGATCACGGACTTCCTCGGCCCCGAGGGTCGCTGGATTCACCACGGCCTGACCAGCAACGATGTTTGGGACACGGCGACCAACCTGCAGATACTGGATGCCGCTGACCTGCTAATGGAGGAGATCGACTCCCTGATAGAGACTCTTGGAAAGCGCGCTGTGGAGCACAAGAAGACGCTCATGATGGGCCGCACCCACGGCGTCCACGCGGAGCCGATCACGTTCGGCCTCAAGATGGCGCTCTGGTACGAGGAGATGAAGCGCAACAAGCTCCGCCTCGCACAGGCGCGCGAGATGATCGCCGTAGGCAAGATTTCCGGCCCGGTAGGCACCTTCGCGTCCGTACCGCCCGCTGTTGAGGCGTCCGTGTGCGCCCGGCTGGGCCTCAAGCCCGCGCCCGTCTCCAACCAGGTTATACAGCGCGACCGCCACGCCCAGTTCATAACTACCCTCGCGCTGATAGCTTCGTCTCTGGACAAGTTCGGCACGGAGATTCGCGGCCTCCAGCGCACGGAGGTCCGCGAGGTTGAGGAAGCCTTTGGCGAAGGCCAGACGGGCTCGTCCTCGATGCCGCACAAGCGCAACCCCGAGCTCAGCGAGCGCGTATGCGGCCTTGCGCGGCTCATCCGGGGCCACGCGGTGACGGCCATGGAAAACGTTGCGCTGTGGGGCGAGCGCGATATCAGCCACTCCTCGGCGGAGCGAATCATCCTGCCGGACGCCTGCATGGCGCTGGACTACTCACTGGACCTTTTCAACGGCGTCATGAAGGGCCTGCGCGTCTACTCGGACCGCATGCAGGAAAACATGGAAATCACGCGCGGGCTCGTATTTTCCCAGCGTGTCCTTCTCGCCCTCATTGAGAAGGGCATTAGCCGCGAGGACGCCTACAAGATCGTCCAGGGTTGCTCGAAGGTGACGTGGGATGAGCACAAGGACTTCCGCGAGCTTGTCCGCACGCACCCCACTGTTTCAACAAAGCTGTCCGGCGGGGACCTGGACGGGATCTTTGACTACAACTACTACGCCCGCCACGTGGACGAGGTCTTCGCGCGCATTGGCCTGAATTAG
- the hisD gene encoding histidinol dehydrogenase: MQAVQAIIDRVRKDGDAALRDLSIKFDGAALDAIEVPRSAIDRAYDEVPGELVDALDLSASRVRMFHEASMPKGWTDFKQGYGEVFNPVESVGAYIPGGSAPLMSTVLMSAIPARVAGVREVFVATPAGKGKPVHPAVLVAADIARVDRVFQVGGAQAIAALAYGTESIPKVDMVCGPGNIFVTIAKKLVYGDVGIDGLYGPTETVVIGDETANITFCAADLIAQAEHDVMARPVFITTSLEVAEAVSREIDIRLARLDRADTIRASVDHQGVIAVVETLEHAFDLANAFAPEHMCLAIRDPWTHVGRVKHAGAIFLGEFSHEVLGDYVAGPSHVMPTAGTARFGSGLNVRSFLKVSPVIGLDEATAMVVARAASVIGRAEGLTAHAEAAEIREEFGKG; the protein is encoded by the coding sequence ATGCAGGCCGTGCAGGCGATCATCGACCGCGTACGCAAGGACGGGGACGCGGCGCTCCGCGATCTGTCCATCAAGTTTGACGGCGCGGCGCTCGACGCCATCGAAGTGCCCCGATCAGCGATCGACCGCGCTTACGATGAGGTGCCGGGAGAGCTCGTGGACGCGCTTGACCTTTCGGCGAGCCGCGTCCGCATGTTCCACGAAGCCAGCATGCCAAAGGGCTGGACCGACTTCAAACAGGGCTACGGCGAAGTCTTTAACCCCGTTGAAAGCGTTGGCGCCTATATCCCGGGCGGAAGTGCGCCTCTCATGTCTACCGTTCTGATGTCTGCCATACCCGCAAGGGTAGCGGGCGTCCGCGAGGTATTCGTTGCCACCCCCGCCGGCAAGGGCAAGCCCGTTCATCCGGCCGTGCTGGTGGCGGCGGACATTGCGCGGGTGGACAGGGTCTTCCAGGTGGGCGGCGCCCAGGCGATAGCCGCCCTCGCGTACGGGACGGAGAGCATCCCAAAGGTGGACATGGTCTGCGGGCCGGGCAACATCTTCGTCACCATCGCCAAGAAGCTCGTTTACGGCGACGTCGGCATCGACGGGCTGTACGGGCCGACCGAGACGGTTGTCATCGGGGATGAAACGGCCAACATAACGTTTTGCGCCGCTGATCTGATTGCCCAGGCGGAGCACGACGTAATGGCGCGCCCGGTCTTCATCACCACCTCGCTGGAGGTGGCGGAGGCCGTCAGCCGCGAGATCGACATTCGACTGGCGCGCCTGGATCGAGCAGACACCATACGCGCATCCGTTGACCACCAGGGCGTTATTGCCGTGGTGGAAACGCTGGAGCACGCGTTCGACCTGGCCAACGCCTTCGCGCCGGAGCACATGTGCCTGGCCATACGCGACCCATGGACGCATGTGGGGAGGGTGAAGCACGCCGGCGCTATCTTCCTCGGCGAATTCTCGCACGAGGTCCTGGGCGACTATGTCGCCGGTCCAAGCCACGTAATGCCCACGGCGGGAACCGCCAGGTTCGGGTCCGGACTGAACGTGCGCTCGTTCCTCAAAGTAAGCCCGGTGATCGGCCTCGACGAGGCGACTGCCATGGTCGTGGCAAGGGCGGCCTCCGTTATCGGCCGCGCGGAGGGGCTCACAGCGCACGCCGAAGCGGCGGAAATCCGCGAAGAGTTTGGGAAGGGCTAA
- the purD gene encoding phosphoribosylamine--glycine ligase has protein sequence MNVLLVGKGAREHAIAWKLKQSPLLRELYVAPGNAGTAAIAKNVPIPVTDVPALLKFAAENKIDFTIVGPEAPLALGVVDAFQKAGRSIFGPTKAAAQLETSKSFAKGVMLRSGVPTAQAKTFTDFAAARDYVAAVEPPIVVKADGLAEGKGVVVAETRDEATAALKQQMVDRQFGAAGEKVLIEEFLQGREVSVFGIVDGQSVSSLVAACDHKRVGDGDTGPNTGGMGTFSPPSRMLWNPEVADRVLKSVFRPVAKAMCDLGTPYRGILYAGIMMTGLGPKVYEFNARFGDPEAQVIIPRLKTDLLNVMISAAKGDLGNITLEWDPSPCVGVVVASGGYPGKYPTGFPITGLDKTDTDVMVFHAGTKPMPDGTVVTDGGRVLTVTAIGDSHEAARSKAYDNARRISFTGNFYRNDIAAKV, from the coding sequence GTGAACGTCCTCCTCGTCGGCAAGGGCGCGCGCGAGCACGCTATCGCGTGGAAGCTCAAGCAGAGCCCTCTTCTGCGCGAGCTTTATGTCGCGCCGGGAAACGCCGGCACTGCGGCAATCGCGAAAAATGTCCCGATTCCCGTAACTGACGTGCCCGCCCTCTTGAAGTTCGCGGCGGAAAACAAAATCGACTTCACTATCGTGGGACCCGAAGCCCCGCTGGCTCTTGGTGTCGTAGATGCCTTCCAGAAGGCAGGCCGCTCGATCTTCGGCCCCACGAAAGCAGCCGCACAGCTCGAAACTAGCAAGAGCTTTGCCAAGGGCGTGATGCTCCGGAGCGGCGTCCCCACGGCCCAGGCGAAGACCTTCACAGACTTTGCGGCGGCGCGCGACTACGTCGCTGCCGTTGAGCCGCCCATCGTGGTGAAGGCCGACGGCCTCGCCGAGGGCAAGGGTGTGGTCGTGGCAGAGACCCGGGACGAGGCCACCGCAGCCCTAAAGCAGCAGATGGTGGACAGGCAGTTCGGCGCAGCGGGAGAGAAGGTCCTCATCGAGGAATTTCTCCAGGGCCGCGAGGTTAGCGTATTCGGCATCGTAGACGGCCAGAGCGTCTCCTCGCTCGTAGCCGCATGCGATCACAAGCGTGTAGGTGACGGCGATACAGGGCCCAACACCGGCGGCATGGGCACTTTCAGCCCGCCGTCGCGGATGCTATGGAACCCGGAGGTGGCGGACCGCGTCCTCAAGTCTGTCTTCCGGCCAGTCGCCAAGGCAATGTGCGACCTCGGCACACCCTATCGCGGCATTCTGTACGCCGGGATCATGATGACCGGGCTGGGACCTAAGGTGTATGAATTTAACGCGCGTTTCGGCGACCCTGAAGCGCAGGTCATTATCCCTCGATTGAAAACCGATCTTTTGAACGTTATGATTAGTGCGGCCAAAGGGGACCTGGGCAATATAACGCTCGAATGGGACCCTAGCCCGTGCGTGGGCGTTGTTGTGGCCTCCGGCGGTTATCCGGGCAAGTACCCTACCGGCTTCCCTATCACCGGCCTCGACAAGACCGACACGGATGTCATGGTCTTCCACGCGGGCACGAAGCCGATGCCGGATGGCACGGTCGTCACGGACGGCGGCCGGGTGCTGACGGTAACAGCCATCGGCGACTCACACGAGGCCGCCAGGAGCAAGGCTTACGATAACGCCCGCCGCATCTCCTTTACCGGCAATTTCTACCGCAACGATATTGCGGCCAAAGTCTAA
- the hisG gene encoding ATP phosphoribosyltransferase, with translation MLRLAIPSDGALSDPAQAFLKACGLSVSRPNPRKYTADIPSVPGVVVHFQRGSDIAMKVEEGSADMGIVGHDTFVEKGREGGDAEVVIDQLGFGHSELVLGVPDSWVDVTSLSDLADLSMEFRQQGRDLRIATKYPRVVERFLLSNGVNYISLVPSSGTLEAAPVMGYADIIADISSTGTTMSANRLKTVHGGTIMKSEACLIINKPLIIASEAKLSQATAIVERIEAHRQSLEYYSVTANMRGESPEDVARFVLEQAYISGLRGPTISRVFTRDGAGMYAVTVIVEKNKLLQAVEQFRKIGGSSVTVSQPHYVFHSECKAARRLRANRQ, from the coding sequence GTGCTTCGTCTTGCGATTCCGAGCGACGGCGCCCTCTCCGACCCGGCCCAGGCCTTCCTGAAGGCCTGCGGCCTCAGCGTCTCGCGCCCCAACCCCCGAAAATACACAGCCGACATCCCATCTGTGCCGGGAGTGGTGGTCCACTTTCAGCGAGGCTCCGACATCGCCATGAAGGTGGAGGAGGGCAGCGCCGACATGGGGATCGTCGGGCACGACACGTTTGTCGAGAAGGGGCGCGAGGGCGGCGACGCCGAGGTGGTCATCGACCAGCTTGGGTTCGGCCATTCCGAGCTCGTTCTGGGCGTTCCAGACTCCTGGGTTGACGTGACTTCCCTGTCCGACCTTGCGGACCTTTCGATGGAGTTCCGGCAGCAGGGGCGGGACCTGCGAATTGCAACGAAATACCCGAGGGTAGTGGAGCGCTTCCTGCTCAGCAACGGCGTGAATTACATCTCGCTCGTCCCTTCCAGCGGGACACTCGAGGCTGCGCCGGTCATGGGCTACGCGGACATAATCGCGGACATCTCGTCCACGGGCACGACGATGAGCGCCAACCGCCTGAAGACCGTTCACGGCGGGACGATTATGAAGTCCGAGGCATGCCTCATCATCAACAAGCCCCTAATAATCGCCTCCGAAGCGAAGCTCAGCCAGGCAACTGCGATCGTCGAGCGCATCGAGGCCCACCGGCAGTCGCTGGAGTACTACAGCGTTACAGCGAACATGCGTGGGGAATCCCCCGAGGACGTGGCCCGGTTTGTCCTGGAGCAGGCATACATTTCCGGCCTGCGCGGCCCCACGATTTCCCGCGTCTTCACCAGGGACGGCGCCGGCATGTATGCCGTGACCGTAATAGTAGAGAAGAACAAGCTGCTCCAGGCAGTTGAACAGTTCCGAAAGATCGGCGGGAGCAGCGTGACGGTTTCCCAGCCGCACTACGTGTTCCATTCCGAATGCAAGGCGGCCAGGCGTCTGCGCGCCAACCGGCAGTAA